In Candidatus Jidaibacter acanthamoeba, the genomic window TACTCCAAGCTTCTTGCTAAAGAGAGAAGGGGGGATTATTTAGGCGGCACGGTACAAGTAATACCGCATGTGACCGATTTAATTAAAGAGTTTATCAAAGAAGGTACGGAAGATGCAGACTTCGTATTATGTGAAATAGGCGGTACGGTCGGAGATATTGAAGCACTGCCGTTTTTCGAAGCAATTAGGCAGCTAGGTTATGAGTTCGGTAGCAATAAGTCTATCTATGTACATCTGACTTTAGTTCCTTATATAAATGCGGCAAAAGAGCTAAAAACCAAGCCTACCCAACATTCAGTAAAAGAATTAAGATCGATCGGTATTCAGCCTAATATCTTATTATGCCGTTCGGAAAGAGAAATTCCGCTCTCCGAGCGTCAAAAAATTGCCCTGTTTTGTAATATTCCGGAAGATTCGGTAATCCAGGCGTTAGACCAGAAAAATATATACCGTGTTCCCGTCGCCTACCATGAGGAGCAACTTGATAAGCAGGTATTAAAATGCTTCAATCTACCTTATGATGTAAAACCTAATCTTGATAAGTGGCATAAGATTATTCATTCGGCTGAAAATCCGGAACAAGAAGTAAAAATTGCGATTGTCGGTAAATATAATAAGCTTAAAGATGCTTATAAATCTTTAATTGAAGCTTTTGATCACGCTGGGATATATCATAAATGTGTAGTTAAACTATGTTGGGTAAATGCATCAAGCATTAATGAGTTAAATGCAGATGAAAAACTTAAAGACGTACATGGAATAATGGTACCTGGGGGTTTCGGAAGTCGAGGCGTAGAAGGGAAAATTGCTGCAATAAAATATGCACGTATTAATAAAATTCCTTTTTTCGGTATTTGCCTCGGGATGCAATTAGCTTCTATTGAAGCGGCCAGGAATTTACTGAACATTGAAAATGCAAGTTCAACCGAATTTACCGAGCACTGCACAAATATTATCGGCTTACTTACCGAATGGGAAAAAAGTGGAGTTACCGAGAAGCGCGAAATAAATGAAGATTTGGGCGGTACTATGCGCTTGGGAGCTTATGATTGTGTATTACAAAAAGATACCCTTGCATACCAAATTTATAACCGGGAAATTATAAGCGAACGCCATCGACACAGGTATGAATTCAATATTAATTATAAGGAGAAGCTGGAATCCGCCGGTTTCACTTTTAGTGGAATATCAAAAGATAGAAAGCTTATGGAAATTATCGAACTTAAAGATCACCCATGGTTTTTAGGGGTACAGTTTCACCCTGAATTAAAATCTAAGCCGTTCGATCCACATCCTCTCTTTACATCTTTTATAAATGCTGTGATAAATAATAGAAAAGGCATTTTATAAATTAGGGTTAAGGGTTAAAGGCTCATACATATGAGAAAAGCGGAAAAACAAAGTGAGGCAACTTCCCCGATAGGTATCGGCGGGTTTTTTATAACCGTACTTATGGTTATTATCGCTGTCTTTTCTACTCATGTATTATTTTTAATTCTCTTCGGTATGTTACCCGGATTTATTGCAGGAGTAGTAGATCGTTATCAAAACAGATACTTAACTAAAATAGTATTAATGTTTAACTTTGCCGGAGTAGCCCCGTACTTAATACAAATTATTCTCAATTACAGCCAAGCTCATGAGATGGCGATCAAATTTATTCTTGAGCCTAAAACCTGGTTATATATTTACAGCTATAGTACAATTGGTTGGGTGGTTTACTGGTGTTTTCCGAATATAAATTTATTAATAAAAAATGTTTTAGTTCAGTTTAAGATTAATAAGCTCAATGATGAACTTGATAAGCTTGTTAATGAATGGGGAAAAGAAGTTAAGAAAAGAGATGAGGAATAATTTAAGTTATTCATTCTCTTTAAGAAAGGAGATTTAAAATACTTTTTACCTAGCTTAAACCCTAAACTATTTAATTAATTCTCCTTGATCATTTGGGGCTTTTAGATATAAAATTAAATAGCTTAATTAAATTTTAGTTGCAAACATGTCAGACATAAAATTAGTAGATTTACCTCACGACTATAAGCCTTCTGAATCCGAAGAATATATGGGGCCTTATCAGTTGGAGTACTTTAGAAGAAAGCTATTAAAATGGAAAGCCGATTTACTTTCCGAATCTATGCAGACAGTTGAACACTTGAAGGAAGAGAATTGGAATGAACCGGATTTAAATGATCGGGCAAGTATTGAAACAGAGACTACTTTTGAGCTCAGAACGCGTGACAGGTATCGTAAACTTATCGATAAGATTGATGCTGCGCTAATGAGAATTGCTAAGGGTACTTATGGGTATTGCGATGATACCGGTGAGCCGATCGGGGTTAAGAGGCTGGAAGCAAGGCCGGTTGCTACTCTCTCAATTGAAGCGCAGGAAAGGCATGAGCGTTTTGAAAAGAGTCATAATGAAGATTGATTTACGGATAGCTCTGGGTATTAACAGTGAAAATGTCAATTTAGCCGTGTTTAATTCTTGCCCTGAAAAGTAGTTTTTAAAGAAGATTTAAGGGATCTATTTTGAAATAGAGTTGTGCGTCTTTAATCGCTAAAAAGGCTATCGGCTTTTATTTGGGAAAATTGTAAAAAATGCAGTTAATCCAAATTGATCATAAAAGAGAACAGATGATCGCTAAAGTCACTTAAGCTACTGCCGATAAAAGGAAAAAGAAAAATAAGGCTTAAGAATACTACGATGACTTTCGGTACGAATGAAAGAGTAGCTTCTTGAATTTGAGTTAATGCCTGGAAGAGGGATATTACCAGACCGATAAAAAGTGAAATAAGTAAAAGAGGTAAAGCTAACTTAAAGTATACCCAAATCGCCTCTTTTGCTATATCAATTATTAAATTAGGTTCCATCAGTTTATAACTTTGCTCTCTTCTTCTTTATTCGGTGCCGCTTCATTGGCTTTCTTCTGAGAATAAAGCCCCATAAAATCAATAGGTGAAATCATAAGTGGCGGGAAGCCGCCGTCTCTGGAGATGTCGGAAATAATCCTTCTTGCATAAGGAAAAAGAATAGAAGGACAATAAACAAGAAGGGTGAGTTCTTTTTCGGCATCATTCTCAGCTTCAAGGGTAAACACTCCGCCGTAATGCAAATCAATAATGAATAAATCTTCTCCCTTAGCAGAGCTCCGCACCTCAATACTCAGTACTACTTCAAAAATCAGGGGTTCCAGAGGAGTAACTAAAATATCAAGAGAGACATTCATGTGGGGTTGTTCTTCGAGCATTAAGCTCATAGGAGATTTAGGATTTTCAAATGATAAATCTTTAATATATTGTGCATTTACTACTACTGAGCTCTTTTTCTGAAGTTGCTCCGAATTATTTTCCATATTGCTTCCAAACTAATTTACTAAATTTAATTTATAGCAAATTATCTTGTACAAGACAAAGATAATCTGATAAAAATATAGTATGAATAAATTTATAAATTTGAAAGTATTATTACTATGTTGGACGTATTGATTTTAGCGGTTATTGCAGGTTTTATATTTACTAAGCTTTTTAAAACTTTAGGAAAAGTTGAAGATGGGGATGAGACAAGAACAAATGAAATAATAAAGAACTTCAAAAAGCGTCAATTCAGGGAGGATAATACCGAGGCTGATATTAATATTGATTCGGCCTTTGAAGCCTCAATGCCGCAAAAAGTAAGAGACACTTTTGATAAAGCACGAAAAATAGATCCGAAATTTAATGCGGAAAAATTTATAAACGGCGCAAAGCAAGCATTTGAGGTGATTGTGAAGGCGTATGTAGGAGGTGATAAACCAACATTACAACAGCTGCTTAGCCGCGATGTATTCAGTAGCTTTGCAAGAGAAATCGAGAGAAGAAATGAAGCAAAAGAAGTACATGAAAATACACTTATAAGGTTTAAAGAGTGCGAAATTACCGACGCTGAGCTAAACGGTAATATTCTAACCATTTCAGTAAAATTCATTAGTGAGCAAATTAATCTGATTAAGGATCACTTAGGCAATATTATCACGGGTGACCCTTCAAAAATTCAAACAATTCAAGATGTCTGGGTTTTTGCTAAGCACCTTAAAGGTAACACTTCTATATGGGAACTGGTAGAAACAAAAACTATATGAGTTTAAATAAGATAAAAACTCCATGGATTATGTTCCTCTTAGTTATGCTTGGGCTGAGTTCTTGTGCCCCGACCAAAACTAAAAAACAATTAAAAGAAGTGCATTTCCAGCAAGCAGCTTTCAGTGATTTAAAACACTGGGAATATGATTGCCAACTTGATGCCTTTCAAGCTTTTCAAAAATCCTGCCAAGCTATAATAAAACGAAAACCGAATAAGCACATCAGCAAACTCACTGAAATAGGCGGAACCGTAAGTGATTGGATGTCGGTCTGTAATGAAGCACTAAATTCAAACTTAAAAAATAATTTAGAGGCGAGGCTATTTTTTGAAAAATGGTTTATTCCTTATAAGGTTTTTGATGCTAAAATGAGTAATGTAGGTAAATTTACCGGTTATTATGAAATTGAATTAAACGGCAGCAGGAAAAAAACAAAAAAATTTAAATATCCGATATATGCTACCCCTAAAGACATTTTAAAATTAAAAGGTAAAGCTCACTTTTCGCATTCTGCAATTAATAAAGGCTTATTAAACGGTAAAAAATTAGAAATCGCTTATACAGATAATAAAGCCAGGCTTTTCTTTATGCATATCCAAGGATCAGGGGTAATTAAATTACAGGAAGGAGGGGAGCTTAAAGTCGGTTACCATAATGAGAACGGGCATTCCTATAAGTCAATAGGCCCTCTCTTTAAAAAGCATTGTAAGGATAAAATATCTTCAGCTGTTGATATGATGGTATGGCTGCATAAAAATCCAAGTGCGGGCAAAAAGATTATGGAAGAAAATCCGTCTTATGTATTTTTCCGTTCAGTTAAAGGTGATAGCCCGATAGGCGGGCAGGGCGTGCCGTTAACTTCCGAGAGATCAATAGCAATTGATGCAAGATTATATCCTTATGGAGCTCCGATTTGGGTGGAAACCACTACTCCGAAAACTACTAACTTTCCCTCATTTGATTATAATCGTTTATTTATAGCGCAAGATACGGGTGGAGCGATTAAGGGAGCGATACGTGCGGATATATTTTACGGTAGGGGAAAAGTAGCGGAAGAGCTTGCGGGATATATGAATAATAAAGGCGCATATTATATTATGTTTCCAAAGAATATCAAAATTCCTTGTGTTTATCATGCTCATTAAATAATTTTGCATCTGATTTAAATAATGGTAAAGTGGTGAAGAAATTTATATTTAGTATTCCTCATGAAAATCCGGATTGTAGATGCTTTTACCTCTGAGCAATTTAATGGTAACCCTGCGGGTGTCTGTATTGTTAAAGAATTTCCTTCCCAAGAATTAATGCAAAATATTGCAAAAGAAATAAATCATTCCGAGACTGCTTTTGTGAAGCCGCTGGCTAAAAATTCCTACCATATTAGGTGGTTTACCCCTAACTCCGAAGCTCCGCTCTGCGGGCATGCAACTCTTGCATCAAGCCATATCCTTATTCAAGAAGGATTACATAATGAAAATGATGAAATTAGTTTTAAGAGTTTGGCCGGGGAACTAATTGTCAATAAAACCGGAGAATGGCTAAACTTGAATTTCCCGCTTTATAATGTAACCCCGATTGAATATTCTCCGTTAATTGCTGAAATCATTAAAATTAAACCTGCATTTGTCGGCTTTTCTGAGAATTGTATTTTTACCGAGTTTGTCGATGCTAGAGAGGTAAAAGAATTAGCTCCCGATCTGGCGTTGCTTACAAAATATCCCTGCCGCGCTTTGATCGCAACTTCTCGCGATGATAAATATGATTTTATTTCAAGATATTTTGCCCCTCGAGTAGGGATCAATGAGGATCCGGTATGTGCATCGGCACATTGTAGGCTTATTCCATATTGGAGCGAAAAATTGAATAAAACTGAAATGATCGCTTATCAGGCTTCTGCAAGGGGTGGGGTGATTAAGTGCAAAAATCTTGGAAATAGGGTTTTAATTTCAGGTAAAGCTGTTACAGTAATAATAGGTGAATTAAACTTGTTAAATATTAAAGAGTTAAGAGATGTTGCATAGTATACACTGGGATGAATATTTTATGACCATGGCTTATTTGGTCTCAATGAAAAGCAAAGACCCGAGCACCCGCGTTGGGGCAGTAATTGTGGGGCCTGATAAAGAAATAAGATCAACCGGATATAACGGGTTGCCTAGAGCAATTGCAGATCACGATTACCGCTATTATGATAGAGAGTATAAATTGCTTGCGGTTAACCATGCCGAGGAAAATGCAATTTTACACTGTGCACGGATTGGGGTTTCAGCTAAAGGCTGTACAATATATACGCCTTGGATACCATGTTCAAGATGCGCAAAATCAATTATACAGGCTGGTATTACCGAAGTGGTTTATGATGTTAATTTCCCGGGCAATCATCAGGATAACCAGGAAGATTGGAAACGCAGCATTGAAATTTCCCGTGAACTTATGACTGAAGCTGAAGTTAAGATAAGAGAATTTAGCGGTAAAATAGTTAAAATTGAAGGTTTATATAAAGAAAAACCTTACGATCTTTTTTAGTAATTATCAAAGTTTTCAAATAGCATTTTTTATATTTTCAAATTTTATTATTTATTTTTACATTTGAAATGTATTATAGTGAATGAAAATTGAGTAAGGAGATAGAAGAATATGACTCGAGAGGAGAAATTAGTTTTACGTAATACTTTATATAAAAATTTGGATGAAGCTAAGAATTTTTTTCTTGATGAAAAAAGAATTAAACTTTTAGCAAAAAAGGCAGAAAGTACTTTAAATAAAGTGGTTGAAAATACAAAACCTCTTGGTGATAAAATTGTTGATCAAGCTTTGAACTTTATTACCAAAGTAGCGTCTGCTATAAGTGAAAAGAGCGATTCAAAGTTACATCATGATGTAATAATCAATAACCCTAAGCTTTTGATGAAGGATTTATCTTTAGGCATGGATCCTGATATACAACGTAAAGAGGATGGGTTTACGCCGCTTCATTTAGCAGCTTTTGAAGGCAAAAAGGATTTAGTTGAGCTATTACTAAAATATAGAGCTGATCCTAATATATTAAGTTATGAAGATAATTATACCGCACTTCATGCGGCCTCTGTTTGTAAGGATCAGGAGAATGCATTTGAGGTAGCAAAGTTATTGCTCAGGTATGGTGCAAGAACAGACTTAATTGATGATCAGGGTAATAAAGCTTATAATTATGCGCTTAAGAATAATGAAAATATAGCCGGTATGCTTAAAGATACCAAAGCATCCAAAGATATATGGAGCGGATACCATAAGATAATAAAAAGTGATGAGCTGCCCGGGATTGATATAGTTGAGTTAAGGCATGCACTTAATAACAATCAGTTTGATGTGATGTATAAAATTAGCGAAGAAAACCAGGTTGATTACCATGAAGTGGCTGACTGGGCTAAATATCATAGCTATGAAGATAAAGTAGGTAGTATTTTGAGTATGTGTGAACATACTCACCACCATGAGTTGTAAAAATTATTAATAAATAAAAATTGAAGGTAATTATATCATTATAATTACCTTTTTTATTTTAACTTCTTTCTGTATCTTGGCTCTGTAGTTTGCGTGCATTGCCTAAAAATAAGTTACAAATCATACAATAGCATTTATCTAACCCGGGTGCTTTATAGCAAGGTAAAGATACATAAAAATTATTTAATAATTTTTATGAGCGCTGCCCCTCTAAAGGGGGGCGGAGGGGCGCGCTACTATTATTTAAGTAATTTCAGAAAAGAAAACATTAAGGCGATTAAAGTCTTGTCCAAATAAAGATGTAAGGTATTTAACTTAATTGATTATATTTCGCAGGTGTAAAGGTGTATTCTTTATCCCCAAAGTGATTTTATTTTATTATAACAATTTTACTATAAATTAAGATTAGGATAAATGTATGTCAGAAGGGGCAGAGCACTCCCCTTTGTGACGCGAAGAGCTAAGCTACTTTCAGAATTCTTCGAATTCCACCCGTATAGCAATATTTAATTTTATCCATAAACAAAAAGAGCGCTATTACTGGCGCTCTTTTTTTAAGTCTTAATAAATAAGATTTATACTTATAGAACTTCTTCTTTAAGCTTACCTTCGTTTATGCTTTTCTGAAGGTTACTGTTAAATTGCCCGTATGCAAAGTAAATAACCAGTATAAATGCAATCCAAATACCTGCATAAATAAATGTGGTTAATGAAAGCCCGGCAATAATTTGTACGAACAATATAACCCCTGCAAGCGGAATCCATGGAACCAGCGGGCATCTGAAGCCTCTTGGTAGGTCAGGATATTTATATCTTAAGTAAAGTGTACCAAAGCATACAATTGCAAAAGTAACCATTGCACCGAAATTTGCAAGTTCAACAAGCTTATTGATTTGTAAAGTTGAACCAAGTATTGCTATAACACCTGCGGCAAGGAAAGTTAAAATATGCGGAGTATGATACTTCTTGTGACATTTAGCTAAAGCTTTAGGCAATAAACCGTCATGAGTAACTGTATATAGAACTCTTACCACTCCATATATTAAAACTAGAATTACCGAAGTTAAACCGGCAACCGCTCCAATTTTAATTACAGTCGAAAACCACGGCATATTCATTTTATCAACCGCAACGGCAATCGGGCTACCGACACCGAGTTCAGTATAGTTTGCAACACCGGTTAGCACTCCTGATACTAAAATATAGGTAATGGTACTGATAAAGAGAGAGCCTAAAATCCCGATCGGTAAATCTCTTTGCGGGTTTTTAGCTTCTTGTGCAGCAGTTGCAACTGCATCAAATCCTGTAAATGCTAAGAATACTACTCCTGCTCCGCCTATAATCCCAGAGATACCGAACTCTCCGAATTTTCCTGTATTCTCAGGAATAAACGGTATCCAGTTATTTACATCGACCTTAGTTGCACCGATTGCAATAAATCCAAGCAACACGGTCATTTTAATTACAACTATAATAGTATTGATTGTTGCAGAAGCATCAGATCCTAAAAAAACCACTATTGCAAGTAAGCCTACAATAATTGCCGCAGGAAGATTTAAAATACATGTAACTGAAGAGCCGTCCGGTAAGCTTAGCGCATTACCTGTCGGGCAGGTATACTGAGGTGCTAAAGTAATACCATAATCACCTAAGAAGCTTAGCATATAATCCGACCAACCACTAGCAACTGCCGATGCTCCTAAAATATAGGTAAGTAAAATCATCCCTGAAATTATCCATGCTACCAATTCACCTAGCGTGGCATAGGTATATGTATAGGAACTTCCGGAAATCGGAATAGCGGAGGATAGTTCTGCATAACATAAACCTGCACAAGCACAGGCAAGGCCGCTTAAGGCGAAAGAAATAACAACTGCAGGGCCGGCATAGTGGCCTGCCGCCGTTCCGGCTAATACAAATATTCCTGCTCCTATAATTGCTCCGATCCCAAGCATTATTAGTTGGAAAGCACCTAAAGACCTTTCCAGGCCATCTGAGCTATTTGCTTCTTTTACTAATTCGTCTATAGGTTTTCGAGTAAAATACCTTTTAAAACTCATTGTTATGCTCCTTTAAATTAAGCTAAATTATAATTTAGTGATTTTAGTATGTAGCAGTATTGGTGCTGCTATATATATGGACGAATAAGTACCAAAAGCAATACCTATTAACATAGCCATACTAAATCCGTAAATTACTTCACCTCCAAAGATGACTAATGCAATACAAACAACTAAAGTAGTAAGTACCGTCATTATTGTTCTTGAAAGAGTTTCGTTTAAACTTAGGTTGATCAGTTTTACAACATCCGTAAGTTTATATTTTCTAAAGTTTTCTCTGATTCTGTCAAAAATTACTACCGAATCGTTTATCGAATAACCGATTACGGTTAAAATCGCAGCAATGGAAGTTAAGTTAAACTCTTCACCTGAAATTATATAAAACCCTAAAGTAACAAAAGCATCATGAGCTAAAGCCAATATCGCGCCTACTCCGTATTGCCAGTTAAACCTGAACCAGATATATATCATCATGCATATTAAAGATAGCACGGTTGCTGAAAAGCCCTTGAATATTAAGTCTTTACCTACTTTAGGCCCGACATAATCAACTTTTCTGAATTCCACCTGCTTATCAAGGTGACGGACTAATAAATTTTTAACTTCTTCAACTTCCTGTTTCTGTTCCGCGTTATCTTTAGGTTGGATCCTAATCAAAATTGTATCCGCTTGGCCTAAATTTTGTAAAGTTGCACCTTTGTAGCCCGCATTGCTTAATAAATCTCTAAGGTCTTTCAGCTCGACTTCTTTTGAGGTTTTTATTTCAAATATTATTCCACCTGTGAAATCAATACCAAGGTTCAAACCTTTTACAAAAAAAAGCACACATATTATAAGTGTTAACACCAAACTGAATACAAATGCTATTGATTTTTTACCAATAAAATCAATCTGTGTACCGGCAGGTATTAATGTAATCGGGAACTTCATCTTTACCAAAATAAAAAATAAAGCCTGATTATATAAAAAAGATTATATATTTCAATAAAATTTATCGAGAATTTTTATCTACTGATTTTAAAAGGTGTTAAATTTGTGCTTTGCAGCTTATTTTAATTATCTTTTACTTCAAAAGGTAAATTATGCAAATTTGATGAGTATATGCTATC contains:
- a CDS encoding CTP synthase, which gives rise to MAKFIFITGGVVSSLGKGLASASLGALLQARGYKIRLKKLDPYLNVDPGTMSPYQHGEVFVTDDGAEADLDLGHYERFTGVPARKGDNTTAGRIYSKLLAKERRGDYLGGTVQVIPHVTDLIKEFIKEGTEDADFVLCEIGGTVGDIEALPFFEAIRQLGYEFGSNKSIYVHLTLVPYINAAKELKTKPTQHSVKELRSIGIQPNILLCRSEREIPLSERQKIALFCNIPEDSVIQALDQKNIYRVPVAYHEEQLDKQVLKCFNLPYDVKPNLDKWHKIIHSAENPEQEVKIAIVGKYNKLKDAYKSLIEAFDHAGIYHKCVVKLCWVNASSINELNADEKLKDVHGIMVPGGFGSRGVEGKIAAIKYARINKIPFFGICLGMQLASIEAARNLLNIENASSTEFTEHCTNIIGLLTEWEKSGVTEKREINEDLGGTMRLGAYDCVLQKDTLAYQIYNREIISERHRHRYEFNINYKEKLESAGFTFSGISKDRKLMEIIELKDHPWFLGVQFHPELKSKPFDPHPLFTSFINAVINNRKGIL
- the dksA gene encoding RNA polymerase-binding protein DksA, translated to MSDIKLVDLPHDYKPSESEEYMGPYQLEYFRRKLLKWKADLLSESMQTVEHLKEENWNEPDLNDRASIETETTFELRTRDRYRKLIDKIDAALMRIAKGTYGYCDDTGEPIGVKRLEARPVATLSIEAQERHERFEKSHNED
- the fliQ gene encoding flagellar biosynthesis protein FliQ, whose amino-acid sequence is MEPNLIIDIAKEAIWVYFKLALPLLLISLFIGLVISLFQALTQIQEATLSFVPKVIVVFLSLIFLFPFIGSSLSDFSDHLFSFMINLD
- the secB gene encoding protein-export chaperone SecB: MENNSEQLQKKSSVVVNAQYIKDLSFENPKSPMSLMLEEQPHMNVSLDILVTPLEPLIFEVVLSIEVRSSAKGEDLFIIDLHYGGVFTLEAENDAEKELTLLVYCPSILFPYARRIISDISRDGGFPPLMISPIDFMGLYSQKKANEAAPNKEEESKVIN
- a CDS encoding Tim44/TimA family putative adaptor protein: MLDVLILAVIAGFIFTKLFKTLGKVEDGDETRTNEIIKNFKKRQFREDNTEADINIDSAFEASMPQKVRDTFDKARKIDPKFNAEKFINGAKQAFEVIVKAYVGGDKPTLQQLLSRDVFSSFAREIERRNEAKEVHENTLIRFKECEITDAELNGNILTISVKFISEQINLIKDHLGNIITGDPSKIQTIQDVWVFAKHLKGNTSIWELVETKTI
- a CDS encoding murein transglycosylase A, translating into MGTGRNKNYMSLNKIKTPWIMFLLVMLGLSSCAPTKTKKQLKEVHFQQAAFSDLKHWEYDCQLDAFQAFQKSCQAIIKRKPNKHISKLTEIGGTVSDWMSVCNEALNSNLKNNLEARLFFEKWFIPYKVFDAKMSNVGKFTGYYEIELNGSRKKTKKFKYPIYATPKDILKLKGKAHFSHSAINKGLLNGKKLEIAYTDNKARLFFMHIQGSGVIKLQEGGELKVGYHNENGHSYKSIGPLFKKHCKDKISSAVDMMVWLHKNPSAGKKIMEENPSYVFFRSVKGDSPIGGQGVPLTSERSIAIDARLYPYGAPIWVETTTPKTTNFPSFDYNRLFIAQDTGGAIKGAIRADIFYGRGKVAEELAGYMNNKGAYYIMFPKNIKIPCVYHAH
- a CDS encoding PhzF family phenazine biosynthesis protein; protein product: MKIRIVDAFTSEQFNGNPAGVCIVKEFPSQELMQNIAKEINHSETAFVKPLAKNSYHIRWFTPNSEAPLCGHATLASSHILIQEGLHNENDEISFKSLAGELIVNKTGEWLNLNFPLYNVTPIEYSPLIAEIIKIKPAFVGFSENCIFTEFVDAREVKELAPDLALLTKYPCRALIATSRDDKYDFISRYFAPRVGINEDPVCASAHCRLIPYWSEKLNKTEMIAYQASARGGVIKCKNLGNRVLISGKAVTVIIGELNLLNIKELRDVA
- a CDS encoding deoxycytidylate deaminase, yielding MLHSIHWDEYFMTMAYLVSMKSKDPSTRVGAVIVGPDKEIRSTGYNGLPRAIADHDYRYYDREYKLLAVNHAEENAILHCARIGVSAKGCTIYTPWIPCSRCAKSIIQAGITEVVYDVNFPGNHQDNQEDWKRSIEISRELMTEAEVKIREFSGKIVKIEGLYKEKPYDLF
- a CDS encoding ankyrin repeat domain-containing protein → MTREEKLVLRNTLYKNLDEAKNFFLDEKRIKLLAKKAESTLNKVVENTKPLGDKIVDQALNFITKVASAISEKSDSKLHHDVIINNPKLLMKDLSLGMDPDIQRKEDGFTPLHLAAFEGKKDLVELLLKYRADPNILSYEDNYTALHAASVCKDQENAFEVAKLLLRYGARTDLIDDQGNKAYNYALKNNENIAGMLKDTKASKDIWSGYHKIIKSDELPGIDIVELRHALNNNQFDVMYKISEENQVDYHEVADWAKYHSYEDKVGSILSMCEHTHHHEL
- a CDS encoding amino acid permease; translation: MSFKRYFTRKPIDELVKEANSSDGLERSLGAFQLIMLGIGAIIGAGIFVLAGTAAGHYAGPAVVISFALSGLACACAGLCYAELSSAIPISGSSYTYTYATLGELVAWIISGMILLTYILGASAVASGWSDYMLSFLGDYGITLAPQYTCPTGNALSLPDGSSVTCILNLPAAIIVGLLAIVVFLGSDASATINTIIVVIKMTVLLGFIAIGATKVDVNNWIPFIPENTGKFGEFGISGIIGGAGVVFLAFTGFDAVATAAQEAKNPQRDLPIGILGSLFISTITYILVSGVLTGVANYTELGVGSPIAVAVDKMNMPWFSTVIKIGAVAGLTSVILVLIYGVVRVLYTVTHDGLLPKALAKCHKKYHTPHILTFLAAGVIAILGSTLQINKLVELANFGAMVTFAIVCFGTLYLRYKYPDLPRGFRCPLVPWIPLAGVILFVQIIAGLSLTTFIYAGIWIAFILVIYFAYGQFNSNLQKSINEGKLKEEVL
- the secF gene encoding protein translocase subunit SecF, with amino-acid sequence MKFPITLIPAGTQIDFIGKKSIAFVFSLVLTLIICVLFFVKGLNLGIDFTGGIIFEIKTSKEVELKDLRDLLSNAGYKGATLQNLGQADTILIRIQPKDNAEQKQEVEEVKNLLVRHLDKQVEFRKVDYVGPKVGKDLIFKGFSATVLSLICMMIYIWFRFNWQYGVGAILALAHDAFVTLGFYIISGEEFNLTSIAAILTVIGYSINDSVVIFDRIRENFRKYKLTDVVKLINLSLNETLSRTIMTVLTTLVVCIALVIFGGEVIYGFSMAMLIGIAFGTYSSIYIAAPILLHTKITKL